agggTGGAGGGGCTTTTGGAGGGGGAATTTAACATCGATGATTATTCGGGTGCCGTACTCTGGTATGCAGTTTGTCACATATAGCAGGTTGAAGTTCCTTTTCCAAGACCTCTCTGAAAGATATGTGCGGCCACCCAAAGGGGATGACGGAGACATTCGGAACGCGAGCAGGCACGTGGAGACCGCCGAGTTGTTTCTAATGAAGTGTGGTGCGGGGGGTATATCTGCTACTATCGCGGGAGTTGCCGTGTACCCAGGCGAGGTGGTTCGCCTGCGCCTTATGTCAGGAGAGAAGCAATTCAAAAGTATCATGGGTACGATACGCATCATTCACGCCGAGACGAACTCCATGAAGAACTTTTACCGTGGGCTCGGGGCATCCCTGCTGCAGCGAGTGCCGGACATTCTTATCAACTTTGCTACTTACGAAACGATCAAGTATAAGCTGATGGAGAAAGATTTCCTTAAAGATCATCCATCTTATAAGAATGCTATATCCACAACCATTGGCGGGGCGACAGCTGCCGTGGCGTCTATTGCAGTCTGTTTCCCCCTCGACGTGGCAAAGCGGCGGATTGGCATGTCTGGTCAAGGAAAGAGTGGAATTGTGCACCGGGGCGTTCGCGAATGTTTGTGGCATGTATACCGCTACGAGGGCATCCGAGGGTTATACGGTGGGGCGAGCGTAGAGATAATGCGCTGTGTCCCGCAGGTGGTGCTCATGTGGTTCTTCATAGAGGCAACGCAGAAGTTTCTCACAAATTACGGGTTCGGTAGCGACGCGCAGCCGTGAAATAGCTGAGGGGGGAAGTGGTCGATATTTAGTTTTTGGGAACCGAACGACAAATTTTAAGTTGGACTGCAGCTCTGTACTGTCGTACGGCACGAGAATTGTCAACATCATCCACCCTCATGTGTAGTAGGTGAATAGAGCGCAATGCGAAGTCAGCTTCCCCACTAAGGTGTTTGGACTTTTGAAGCATAGGCGGAGCGACAGCATCTGCGGATAATTTTTGGTTCAGTCTGCTTCGCTTTTGTGGAAGCAGCAACTTTTACGTCCCTTTAATCCACAAATGCACTCTGCGTACTCCGCGCGTTTGTGCTTTTGGGTTTGGATCGTAGCGGCATTGCTGTTTCCTAGCGTTTCCTTACAAACGTCCTTCTGGAAAGCTCAACAGCCTTTCCAACTGGGTGTAAggattttcctcctttcctgtAAACATAAAGACTCTATGGGAGTCAACCGcctaattttattttgttatgctttcatcttcttttttttttgtttttgacatagacttgtttattttcttcattcccctttttcttttccgttgcTCCCCATcacagcaaagaaaaaaaataaaagggctGCAGGGCAGCAACATTTGGTCGCTGCGTCCCAGACAGGACAAAGTTAATTAACAACTCAGTCTTCGTGAGGCTGGGGTGGCCACTTGGTTTCTCGTCCAGGCGAGTATAAGGCTGGTCGCAGGCAATTAGTCGAGTGGAATCACCACGTTGTTCAATTTACCGGAAATTTTAAGGGAATATATTACGTTTGTATAGTTAAACGTTTATGcgataaatata
The genomic region above belongs to Trypanosoma brucei brucei TREU927 chromosome 10, whole genome shotgun sequence and contains:
- a CDS encoding mitochondrial carrier protein, putative; translated protein: MSSAAEKKHAPLVDVVAGGLGSAAAKSLLAPFQRIVILQQLGEHRNLNTFQLVSHIKRNEGWRGFWRGNLTSMIIRVPYSGMQFVTYSRLKFLFQDLSERYVRPPKGDDGDIRNASRHVETAELFLMKCGAGGISATIAGVAVYPGEVVRLRLMSGEKQFKSIMGTIRIIHAETNSMKNFYRGLGASLLQRVPDILINFATYETIKYKLMEKDFLKDHPSYKNAISTTIGGATAAVASIAVCFPLDVAKRRIGMSGQGKSGIVHRGVRECLWHVYRYEGIRGLYGGASVEIMRCVPQVVLMWFFIEATQKFLTNYGFGSDAQP